One Novipirellula caenicola genomic window carries:
- a CDS encoding MoxR family ATPase, whose product MSTEALSVEDEARTVEQIREGRERIYAELSKTIIGQHEVIEQLLISLFAGGHCLITGAPGLAKTLLVRSVAQIFHLKFQRIQFTPDLMPADITGTEILEDSGDGHRKMTFVRGPIFANVVLADEINRTPPKTQAALLEAMQEHQVTAAGRRYPLEEPFFVLATQNPIEMEGTYPLPEAQLDRFMFNVLIDYLPPKDELAVVMQTTSQRAEPIEPLFSGDDILRFHHTVRRVPIAEEVGAYAVRLAASTRPDRDGTPDFINQWVSWGAGLRAAQTLVLGAKARALLSGNAHVRMEDIRALAHPTLRHRVLLSYKAEAEGVTIENVIDQLLQTVPTEMP is encoded by the coding sequence ATGAGCACTGAAGCATTGTCCGTAGAAGACGAAGCACGCACGGTCGAACAAATTCGCGAAGGTCGCGAGCGAATTTATGCAGAGCTTTCCAAAACCATCATCGGTCAACACGAGGTGATCGAGCAGCTGCTGATCAGTCTGTTCGCAGGCGGACACTGTTTGATCACCGGGGCGCCGGGGTTAGCCAAAACGCTGCTGGTACGCAGTGTCGCGCAGATCTTTCATTTGAAATTCCAACGGATCCAGTTCACCCCCGACTTGATGCCGGCGGACATCACTGGGACCGAAATTTTGGAAGACTCCGGAGATGGGCATCGCAAGATGACGTTTGTCAGAGGCCCGATCTTTGCCAACGTCGTGTTGGCGGACGAAATCAACCGGACTCCGCCAAAGACCCAAGCCGCACTGCTCGAAGCGATGCAGGAACACCAAGTCACCGCGGCCGGGCGACGCTATCCGCTGGAGGAACCCTTTTTTGTGCTAGCGACGCAAAATCCGATCGAAATGGAAGGGACGTATCCGTTGCCGGAAGCTCAATTGGACCGTTTCATGTTCAACGTCCTGATTGACTATTTGCCGCCCAAAGATGAATTGGCGGTGGTGATGCAAACCACGTCACAGCGAGCTGAACCCATCGAACCGCTGTTTAGCGGCGATGACATCTTGCGGTTTCATCACACCGTTCGCCGCGTGCCGATCGCCGAGGAAGTCGGAGCCTATGCCGTTCGATTGGCCGCATCGACTCGGCCCGATCGCGACGGTACTCCTGATTTCATTAACCAATGGGTCAGCTGGGGCGCGGGACTGCGTGCCGCGCAAACGTTGGTGCTCGGTGCCAAGGCGCGAGCATTGCTGTCGGGAAATGCCCACGTGCGAATGGAGGACATCCGAGCGCTCGCGCACCCCACGCTGCGACATCGCGTCTTACTCAGCTACAAAGCCGAAGCCGAAGGCGTCACGATCGAAAATGTGATCGATCAACTGTTGCAAACCGTACCCACGGAGATGCCGTGA
- a CDS encoding DUF4159 domain-containing protein, producing the protein MITRRSLLIGMCFVFIAGAALAQRGYRWRMSAPHTERNGVPDWEVNPNFPGDLFTFVRIKYDSYGGRGGGGGWATDYRDSDLNFSLRLQQLTSLKVNPEPIVLELTDDQLFDYPFIYIIEPGSLVFSQAEVAALRRYCLNGGFLMVDDFWGDSQYENMRRELKRVFPDRDPVEVPLSHEIFHNVYDLKEKPQVPSINAARRAMGGDAGSYEWASDGSDTRTPHYRAIHDDEGRIMVFICHNTDLGDGWEREGENQWYFEEFSVKKAYPMGINIVTYAMTH; encoded by the coding sequence ATGATCACGCGACGTTCCCTATTGATCGGCATGTGTTTTGTTTTCATTGCCGGAGCAGCGCTGGCTCAACGCGGATATCGATGGCGAATGTCGGCCCCTCATACCGAACGCAACGGAGTGCCTGATTGGGAAGTGAACCCCAATTTCCCAGGTGATTTGTTTACCTTTGTGCGGATCAAATACGATTCCTATGGTGGACGTGGCGGGGGCGGAGGTTGGGCCACCGATTACCGCGACAGCGATCTGAATTTCTCATTGCGTTTGCAACAATTGACCTCGCTCAAGGTCAATCCTGAACCGATCGTGCTGGAATTAACCGATGATCAACTCTTTGACTATCCATTCATCTATATCATCGAACCAGGCAGTTTGGTGTTCAGCCAAGCCGAAGTCGCAGCACTCCGCCGCTACTGTTTGAACGGCGGTTTTTTGATGGTCGACGATTTTTGGGGCGATTCCCAATACGAGAATATGCGGCGCGAGCTGAAACGAGTCTTTCCCGATCGTGATCCGGTCGAAGTGCCGCTGTCGCACGAAATCTTTCACAACGTCTACGATTTGAAAGAGAAGCCTCAAGTCCCCTCAATCAACGCGGCGCGGCGTGCCATGGGGGGCGACGCCGGATCGTACGAGTGGGCTTCCGACGGCAGCGATACTCGTACGCCTCACTACCGCGCCATCCACGACGACGAAGGGCGGATCATGGTCTTCATTTGCCACAATACCGATCTCGGTGACGGTTGGGAACGCGAAGGTGAAAACCAATGGTATTTCGAAGAGTTTTCCGTCAAGAAAGCCTACCCCATGGGAATCAACATCGTCACCTACGCGATGACTCACTAA
- a CDS encoding DUF58 domain-containing protein produces MVHPSRSDIASIDPSAVMRIKNLQLRAKTVVEGFFDGLHRSPMHGSSVEFSEYRPYTIGDDLRGLDWKRFARSDRLYIKKFEDETNRNCYLLVDQSRSMGYGSIDYNKIEYARTMAATFAYFLSLQRDCVGVLTFDETIGEFIPARRRVGHLHQMLVALSRPISGKGTDIDSPLKQIANLVGRRGLVILISDLLTATESLRTNLAYLRSRGHEVVILRTLDPAEIDFKLESPSMVLDMETGREIYLDPEAAAAQYQQQFAEHKKQLQTVCSSLGVSLHELVTNQPLHESLFHLLNSQQQRPRGTARAGMLTRSACSGGTT; encoded by the coding sequence ATGGTCCATCCTTCGCGAAGTGACATCGCCTCGATTGATCCATCCGCGGTGATGCGAATCAAAAATTTGCAGTTGCGAGCCAAGACCGTCGTGGAAGGCTTTTTTGATGGGCTGCATCGTAGCCCCATGCACGGATCATCCGTGGAATTCAGTGAATATCGGCCTTACACCATCGGGGATGATCTGCGTGGTTTGGATTGGAAACGATTTGCCCGCAGCGATCGGCTGTATATCAAAAAGTTCGAAGACGAAACCAATCGTAATTGTTATCTATTGGTCGATCAAAGCCGTTCGATGGGCTACGGATCGATCGATTACAACAAAATCGAATACGCGCGAACCATGGCGGCAACGTTCGCTTATTTTTTATCGTTGCAGCGAGATTGCGTCGGGGTGCTGACGTTTGACGAGACGATTGGCGAATTCATTCCGGCCCGACGTCGTGTCGGCCACTTGCACCAAATGTTGGTGGCGCTTTCTCGCCCAATCAGCGGCAAAGGAACCGACATTGATTCGCCGCTGAAACAGATTGCCAATCTCGTTGGACGACGCGGTTTGGTCATTTTGATTTCGGATTTATTGACCGCCACCGAATCGCTTCGAACCAATCTTGCCTACCTACGATCACGAGGACACGAAGTTGTCATTCTGCGGACCTTGGACCCGGCGGAAATCGACTTCAAGCTCGAATCGCCTAGCATGGTTTTGGACATGGAAACAGGACGCGAAATCTATCTGGATCCCGAGGCCGCTGCGGCGCAGTATCAGCAGCAATTTGCCGAACACAAAAAACAACTACAAACGGTGTGCAGTTCGTTAGGCGTTAGTTTGCATGAACTCGTGACCAACCAACCGCTGCATGAATCCTTGTTCCATTTGCTCAATTCACAACAGCAGCGACCGCGTGGTACCGCACGTGCCGGGATGCTGACTCGATCTGCATGTAGCGGAGGGACAACATGA
- a CDS encoding BatA domain-containing protein — protein sequence MSLLAPLYFAGALAIGLPILFHLIRRQPKGNIAFSSLMFLRPTPPRLTRRSRLDNWLLLLIRALAILLLAAAFARPFFRTQSLTDSEATGQRMVMLLDTSASMKRVGVWEQAIEQVDRVIGELGSNDHLAVVAFDNQPRTLFSLEQSYELAADQRFSAARLSLQNLSPSWQDSDLGRALVYAADIAAASEADHEDDPRDAALILISDMQSGSKIESLQRFSWPENVKLDVRTVRGRNDGNAWAQILRSSGDEADIQSDPNNGPSQRIDSRTANRRIRVTNSIGTNASDFRLAWKTTGNKTIDAMPVHVPPGESRTISVPLPDADVTALVLSGDQEPYDNATYLVLPQPVTANIVFAGPTEHDKAPRDRLRYYLEQVPFDTPQRTVTITTDTNSLPGVTDRDIDVIATPLVVVTQSVDEAMAQRIQHYASAGGTVLLVLAEPSENWASTLNAMYEERDGETPAIEVSEASQDDYAMLAHIDFEHPVFMPMADPQFNDFTKVRFWSHRQIRGLPEETKVLARFDDGDPAVFEHAVGEGHLIVLAAGWHPEASQLSLSTKFIPLMFSIFDRGRRETTDGNRYRVGDRLDEATANPTLITASEDAASGSTSLDFDLCLNQPGVYRIGQDGHTQTIAVNLADAESRVEPMDAASLEKFGVRLGKTESNEARKSSERQSKDIELESNQKLWQWLMAAAMGLLVTETLLVRIRQ from the coding sequence ATGAGTCTGTTGGCCCCCTTGTATTTCGCCGGAGCATTGGCGATCGGGCTTCCGATCCTGTTTCATTTGATTCGCAGGCAACCCAAAGGGAACATCGCATTTAGCTCGCTGATGTTCTTGAGACCCACACCGCCGCGATTGACGCGGCGCAGCCGATTGGACAATTGGTTACTACTGCTGATTCGAGCGTTGGCAATTTTGTTACTTGCCGCAGCGTTCGCACGCCCCTTTTTCCGAACGCAATCGCTGACCGATTCCGAAGCGACCGGCCAACGAATGGTGATGTTGCTTGATACCAGTGCCAGCATGAAACGGGTTGGCGTTTGGGAGCAAGCGATCGAACAAGTCGACCGGGTGATCGGCGAACTTGGTTCCAATGACCATCTTGCGGTTGTCGCCTTTGATAATCAGCCGCGGACACTGTTTTCGCTGGAACAGTCCTACGAATTGGCCGCCGACCAGCGTTTTTCGGCGGCTCGATTATCGCTTCAGAATTTGTCTCCATCATGGCAGGATTCTGATTTGGGCCGAGCCCTTGTTTATGCGGCGGACATCGCCGCAGCCAGCGAAGCGGATCACGAAGACGACCCACGCGATGCTGCATTGATCCTAATCAGTGACATGCAATCGGGAAGCAAGATTGAAAGTCTGCAGCGTTTCAGTTGGCCCGAGAACGTCAAGCTTGATGTACGCACGGTTCGTGGGCGAAACGATGGCAACGCCTGGGCCCAGATCCTGCGTTCGTCCGGCGACGAAGCCGATATTCAGAGCGATCCGAACAACGGGCCATCCCAACGTATCGATTCGCGAACGGCCAATCGCCGGATCCGTGTAACCAATTCGATAGGAACAAACGCAAGCGACTTTCGTTTAGCGTGGAAGACCACTGGAAACAAAACCATCGACGCAATGCCAGTCCACGTCCCGCCTGGCGAATCACGAACCATCTCGGTTCCGCTGCCTGACGCCGACGTCACCGCACTGGTACTCAGCGGTGATCAAGAACCGTATGACAATGCCACCTATCTGGTTCTTCCTCAACCTGTCACCGCCAACATCGTCTTTGCCGGACCGACGGAACACGACAAAGCCCCACGCGACCGTTTGCGGTATTACTTGGAACAGGTTCCCTTTGATACACCACAGCGAACCGTAACCATCACCACCGATACGAATTCGTTACCCGGCGTCACGGATCGGGACATCGACGTCATTGCCACACCATTGGTTGTCGTAACGCAGAGCGTCGACGAAGCGATGGCACAACGGATCCAGCATTATGCGAGTGCGGGAGGAACGGTGCTTCTGGTGCTTGCAGAGCCCAGTGAAAACTGGGCTTCGACGCTGAACGCCATGTATGAAGAACGTGATGGTGAAACACCAGCAATCGAGGTCAGCGAAGCATCCCAGGATGACTATGCGATGCTTGCTCACATCGATTTCGAACATCCCGTATTCATGCCAATGGCCGATCCGCAGTTCAATGACTTCACCAAAGTTCGGTTCTGGTCGCATCGCCAAATTCGAGGGTTGCCCGAAGAAACCAAAGTCTTAGCAAGGTTTGACGACGGAGATCCCGCTGTGTTTGAACACGCGGTGGGAGAGGGGCATCTGATTGTGTTGGCGGCAGGATGGCATCCCGAAGCCAGCCAATTGTCGCTGTCGACCAAATTCATCCCATTGATGTTTAGCATTTTTGATCGAGGCCGACGCGAAACGACCGACGGCAATCGCTACCGCGTGGGGGATCGTTTGGACGAAGCGACGGCAAATCCAACGCTGATAACGGCGTCTGAGGATGCGGCGTCTGGATCGACATCGCTGGATTTCGACCTTTGTTTGAATCAGCCGGGCGTGTATCGGATCGGGCAAGACGGGCACACGCAAACGATCGCAGTCAACTTGGCGGATGCAGAGAGTCGTGTCGAGCCGATGGACGCGGCGTCACTGGAAAAATTTGGCGTTCGGTTGGGAAAGACCGAGTCCAACGAAGCACGTAAATCGTCCGAGCGACAATCCAAAGACATCGAACTCGAAAGTAACCAAAAACTGTGGCAGTGGTTAATGGCGGCTGCGATGGGGTTACTGGTCACCGAAACGCTGCTGGTTCGAATCCGACAATAA
- a CDS encoding tetratricopeptide repeat protein: MLLCVALGAVPAIANDLESAQNQFRTGKYKAAEAVAFAAVESGIWNERWPRLLIQCQLEQGKYAEALQTYDTAIRRYPTSMTLRLLGLEAIRFNNLSERSEEERKRFFQLLQSSPLRFASRDSLIAAGRYFVDEGEDARQVLEMFYDRVRDSNPDFLEAYIATAELALEKGDYKVAAETLAEAERIDDTDPRTSYLKARAFESSDAKVTAAALQQALELNPNHIPSLLMLAELALDRELYDDAKSSIAQVLKINPSEPDAWALQSVIAHLEGDPKREQEMRRKALSTWHENPRVDYLIGSKLSQKYRFAEGAAYQRRALEFDPDYHAANFQLAQDLLRLGNDDKGWTLAKSVAEDDPYNVVAHNLLTLHDRIKDFSILEAGDIHVRMDPEEADVYGEAVLELLTEARATLCEKYDVQPDAPIMVEIFPEQKDFAIRTFGLPGGAGYLGVCFGRVITANSPASQGERPHNWKSVLWHEFCHVVTLEKTKNRMPRWLSEGISVYEERMRNPTWGESMTPQYREMILNESLTPVSKLSSAFLSPPSALHLQFAYYESSLVIEFLIEKHGIESLKMALVSLGDGLSIDDALTRSVGSLDRLDVEFATYAREKAEAFAPDADWSREELPTETTTTELAKWVDEHPENYWGLRSLAEAWITEKQDEKALPLLEKIVELGAVTPERDGPLELLADVYQRLGRAKREREIREQVLAISSDALPSYRRLIEIATEQNEWQQVLEYSEQMLAIQPLQPFGYQHMATAAEQLKRPEKEVRPLKTLLQMDPIDPAALNFRLARAGFETGDTALAKRHVLAALEDAPRYRDAHRLLLEIVESER; the protein is encoded by the coding sequence ATGTTACTTTGCGTTGCATTAGGGGCTGTGCCCGCGATCGCCAACGATTTGGAATCGGCTCAAAATCAATTTCGGACGGGGAAATACAAGGCTGCAGAGGCGGTAGCTTTCGCGGCAGTCGAAAGCGGAATCTGGAACGAACGTTGGCCGCGACTATTAATCCAATGCCAATTAGAGCAAGGGAAGTACGCCGAGGCATTGCAAACGTATGACACCGCTATTCGGCGTTACCCCACCAGCATGACACTTAGGCTGTTGGGGCTCGAGGCGATTCGCTTCAACAATCTCTCCGAAAGATCCGAAGAGGAGCGGAAGCGATTTTTCCAACTGCTGCAGAGTTCGCCGCTTCGCTTTGCCAGCCGTGACAGCCTGATAGCGGCAGGCCGCTATTTCGTCGACGAGGGCGAGGATGCGCGTCAAGTGTTGGAAATGTTTTACGATCGCGTGCGTGATTCGAATCCCGATTTCCTCGAAGCTTACATCGCAACTGCCGAGCTCGCATTAGAAAAAGGCGATTACAAGGTGGCCGCCGAAACGCTTGCCGAGGCCGAGCGGATCGACGATACCGACCCACGTACCAGCTATTTGAAAGCGCGTGCATTTGAGTCATCGGATGCCAAAGTCACCGCCGCGGCACTACAACAAGCACTCGAATTAAACCCAAACCATATTCCGAGCTTGTTGATGCTTGCCGAATTGGCCTTGGATCGTGAACTGTACGACGATGCCAAATCGTCGATCGCCCAGGTCTTGAAAATCAATCCGTCCGAACCGGACGCTTGGGCATTACAAAGCGTGATCGCCCATCTCGAGGGTGACCCAAAACGTGAACAAGAAATGCGTCGCAAGGCGCTCAGCACGTGGCACGAAAATCCGCGAGTCGACTATTTGATCGGCAGCAAATTGTCGCAAAAGTACCGGTTCGCCGAGGGTGCTGCGTACCAACGCCGCGCCTTGGAATTCGATCCCGATTATCATGCCGCCAATTTTCAACTCGCGCAAGACCTGCTTCGTTTGGGCAACGATGACAAGGGGTGGACGTTGGCAAAATCGGTCGCTGAGGACGATCCGTACAACGTCGTCGCCCACAACTTGTTGACGCTGCATGACCGAATCAAGGACTTTAGCATTTTAGAAGCGGGCGATATTCATGTTCGCATGGATCCCGAGGAAGCGGACGTGTATGGCGAAGCGGTGCTCGAATTGCTGACCGAAGCGCGAGCGACGCTGTGCGAAAAGTATGACGTCCAACCAGATGCGCCGATCATGGTCGAGATTTTTCCTGAGCAGAAAGATTTTGCCATTCGCACCTTTGGATTGCCTGGCGGCGCGGGTTACTTGGGCGTTTGTTTCGGCCGTGTGATTACCGCCAATAGTCCGGCGAGTCAGGGTGAGCGACCGCACAATTGGAAGAGCGTGTTATGGCACGAATTTTGTCATGTCGTGACACTCGAGAAGACCAAAAACCGTATGCCTCGGTGGCTCAGCGAAGGCATCTCGGTGTACGAAGAACGGATGCGAAACCCGACGTGGGGCGAGTCAATGACGCCTCAATATCGCGAAATGATTCTGAACGAATCGCTAACACCGGTCAGCAAGTTGAGTTCGGCCTTTTTGAGCCCTCCGTCCGCGTTACACCTGCAATTTGCCTATTACGAGTCCTCGCTTGTAATTGAGTTTCTGATTGAAAAGCACGGGATTGAGTCACTCAAAATGGCACTCGTGTCGCTGGGTGATGGGTTATCGATCGACGATGCGTTGACGCGGTCGGTCGGATCGCTTGATCGGCTTGACGTCGAATTTGCAACGTACGCACGCGAAAAAGCAGAGGCATTTGCCCCGGACGCCGATTGGTCGCGGGAAGAATTGCCAACCGAGACAACGACGACGGAACTAGCCAAATGGGTAGACGAACACCCCGAAAATTATTGGGGGCTGCGGAGCCTCGCTGAAGCTTGGATTACGGAGAAGCAAGACGAAAAGGCATTGCCATTACTCGAGAAAATCGTCGAACTCGGTGCCGTGACGCCCGAGCGGGACGGTCCTCTCGAATTATTAGCCGACGTTTATCAGCGATTGGGGCGGGCAAAACGCGAACGCGAAATTCGCGAGCAAGTTTTAGCAATTTCTAGCGATGCTTTGCCCTCGTACCGGCGTTTAATCGAAATTGCAACGGAACAAAATGAATGGCAACAGGTGTTGGAGTATAGCGAACAGATGTTGGCGATTCAGCCACTGCAACCGTTTGGATATCAGCACATGGCCACAGCGGCAGAACAGTTGAAGAGGCCTGAGAAAGAAGTCCGGCCGTTAAAAACGCTTTTGCAGATGGATCCAATCGACCCTGCCGCACTGAATTTTCGATTAGCACGTGCCGGATTCGAAACCGGCGATACGGCATTGGCCAAGCGGCATGTATTGGCGGCGTTAGAGGACGCGCCACGCTACCGCGATGCCCATCGCTTGCTGCTGGAAATCGTCGAAAGTGAGCGGTAA
- a CDS encoding HlyD family efflux transporter periplasmic adaptor subunit, producing MSAFANHLRVRPDLKWQRTESGTDDIWIVRDPFANEYFYLRPQERRLLMLADGTRSLSEITQTCKTLFAPEYVSPESVVDFFAEALRSGLLITSSPTGDAGECSALVEHDGAGDQAAMSPNLSRPWWHQPLAIRIPGVSVDRQIERMMPLARRILSLAVRMIAVVFTLIMAGMAVVYFDQIAIHLDAVTREPVANWGILFLVVILVLKVCHEIAHAVTCKWFGAECRQIGVMLLFGMPVLYCDVSDAWLLKQRWKRIMVSSAGMMAELFIAAVAMLLWLLLADSLLRDLCVTVMLVGSVSTVVFNGNPLLRYDGYYILSDWVGVPNLARQASVSMQTWVRQWIWNDVVSEARIESANRFRCSISPIRLRIYWIASLLYRGLVYATLGMWVYHKADPAGLGPLAAILLSSALIFGVTPWLKAVLTPPPSRRRNRSGRFRRPLVIGAIGALVIAILVWVPFPHRIKAPMTIRLADSQPIVATSAGRMVDGIPDGSFVKQGDRIATLANPDLMLSIAQEQTKLSALKTELTSLQSVRPATRQISDRIAVVTKSIDASEHQLRLLASEASQLEILAPASGVLFPATHRVQRVVSTRELRTWDHTPLTKHNRGAWIEAGTQLGTLGTPGQYDAIVLVRQQNLAYVREGQSVSLMLTHVSAGAIRGKVIEVASSATDGVPEELVSKRMVLPLRRGNGPGDANYQVRVRLHPSDRILALRSTGYAKIDVPWTSLWKRWTTPLRDAF from the coding sequence ATGAGCGCGTTTGCAAACCACTTGCGAGTGCGGCCCGATCTGAAGTGGCAACGCACAGAATCCGGAACCGACGACATTTGGATCGTCCGAGATCCGTTTGCCAATGAGTACTTCTATCTTCGTCCGCAAGAACGCCGCCTGCTAATGCTGGCCGACGGCACACGTTCGCTTAGCGAGATTACTCAAACGTGCAAAACCCTGTTTGCACCGGAATATGTATCGCCAGAGTCGGTCGTCGATTTTTTCGCAGAAGCCCTTCGTAGCGGTTTATTGATCACGTCTTCACCCACCGGCGATGCTGGCGAATGCAGCGCGTTGGTTGAACACGATGGGGCGGGCGATCAAGCGGCGATGTCGCCGAACTTATCGCGACCTTGGTGGCATCAACCGTTGGCGATCCGTATCCCCGGCGTCTCGGTCGATCGGCAGATCGAGCGTATGATGCCGCTTGCGAGAAGGATCCTCAGCTTGGCAGTGCGAATGATTGCGGTCGTCTTTACATTGATCATGGCGGGGATGGCCGTCGTGTATTTTGATCAAATTGCCATCCATCTCGACGCCGTCACGCGTGAACCCGTGGCGAATTGGGGCATTTTGTTCCTCGTTGTGATCTTGGTTCTAAAAGTATGTCACGAGATCGCGCATGCAGTGACATGCAAATGGTTCGGAGCCGAATGCCGGCAAATCGGAGTGATGTTGTTATTTGGGATGCCGGTCCTGTACTGCGACGTGTCGGACGCTTGGTTGCTGAAACAACGTTGGAAACGGATCATGGTTTCCAGCGCCGGCATGATGGCAGAATTGTTCATTGCCGCGGTGGCAATGCTGCTGTGGCTACTGCTTGCCGATTCGCTACTTCGCGATCTGTGCGTCACGGTGATGTTGGTCGGTTCGGTCAGCACGGTCGTGTTCAATGGCAATCCTCTGCTTCGCTACGACGGCTACTACATCCTTTCGGATTGGGTCGGCGTTCCCAATCTCGCCCGGCAAGCTTCTGTTTCGATGCAAACGTGGGTACGACAATGGATATGGAATGACGTCGTATCGGAGGCACGGATCGAATCGGCGAACCGCTTTCGCTGCAGCATCTCGCCGATACGTTTGCGGATCTATTGGATCGCCAGTTTGCTCTATCGTGGATTGGTTTATGCGACGTTAGGAATGTGGGTGTATCACAAGGCCGATCCGGCGGGGTTGGGGCCACTCGCGGCAATTTTGTTGTCATCGGCGCTGATATTCGGGGTGACTCCATGGCTAAAAGCGGTACTGACGCCTCCGCCATCACGCCGACGAAATCGATCCGGACGGTTCAGGCGTCCGCTGGTGATCGGAGCGATTGGGGCATTGGTGATTGCAATCCTGGTCTGGGTTCCGTTTCCACACCGGATCAAGGCCCCGATGACAATCCGTCTCGCTGATTCGCAGCCAATCGTAGCAACGTCGGCAGGCCGGATGGTCGACGGCATTCCCGATGGATCGTTCGTAAAGCAGGGCGATAGGATCGCCACGCTGGCGAACCCCGATCTGATGCTATCGATTGCCCAGGAACAAACAAAGCTAAGTGCATTAAAAACCGAGTTAACGAGCCTACAAAGTGTCCGCCCCGCGACTCGACAAATTTCCGATCGTATTGCGGTTGTGACCAAGTCAATCGATGCAAGTGAACATCAGCTGCGACTGCTGGCGTCAGAAGCGTCACAGTTGGAAATCTTAGCCCCCGCATCTGGAGTCCTTTTCCCCGCCACCCACCGGGTGCAGCGGGTTGTTTCGACGCGTGAGCTCAGGACGTGGGACCACACGCCGCTAACGAAGCATAATCGTGGAGCTTGGATCGAGGCGGGAACCCAATTGGGCACCTTGGGGACGCCTGGACAGTACGATGCAATTGTCTTGGTTCGACAACAGAACCTAGCTTACGTGCGTGAGGGACAATCGGTGTCATTGATGCTCACCCACGTTTCGGCCGGAGCAATTCGAGGGAAAGTCATCGAAGTCGCATCGTCGGCGACTGACGGAGTCCCCGAGGAATTGGTGAGCAAGCGGATGGTGCTGCCCCTCCGCCGTGGCAATGGTCCAGGCGATGCCAATTACCAAGTGCGAGTCCGATTGCATCCGAGCGATCGGATATTGGCGTTACGGTCCACAGGCTACGCCAAGATTGACGTGCCGTGGACATCACTGTGGAAGCGATGGACAACGCCTCTGCGAGACGCATTCTGA